The Lycium barbarum isolate Lr01 chromosome 12, ASM1917538v2, whole genome shotgun sequence genome includes a region encoding these proteins:
- the LOC132624730 gene encoding PKS-NRPS hybrid synthetase cheA-like, with translation MTEGQTIEEIDRQLGIAYEEDMSESEIVTPNQTPEQLQWQPPNIEQVVNNDLSQYPTSMNVVSLTLSMKVEETQTQSCNKRKTLKRKRIQNDTQILTPSASIDQIEVGILFKDKDTEKKCMNNIAITRHQQYKVENPCTQRYYIRCVDPTCIWRFHSSRFRGSELFKVVNFEKRHSCSINFITSDMRNATSKVIAEYITDLVRHTLQEIIPKFFIEEMRSRYSLHIDYHKAWRSLQHAYNVIRGSPENNYTLLPQYLHMMKLRNPGTVANIKWTADNKFKYAFFAYGASIEGWKHCRPVMMVDATFLKSKYRGVLMIAMVKDGNNIIFPLAFGIADSENNESYRWFFRHVKKVFGTCKDLSIISDRHSSIATAIKELYPDTQYGICIYHMEKNLQKYFPFEAILSLFYNAATTYKQVEFRTYMSQIQQIDPKAAEYIEEEPSERWSRSFHTNKRYNMLTTNNVETMNYVLRKARELPIMACIDYIQNKLQN, from the exons ATGACAGAAGGACAAACCATAGAGGAAATTGACAGACAACTCGGCATTGCTTATGAAGAAGACATgtctgaa AGCGAGATAGTAACTCCTAACCAGACACCTGAGCAGCTACAATGGCAACCGCCAAACATTGAACAAGTTGTAAACAATGACCTTTCTCAGTATCCAACTTCAATGAATGTTGTATCACTTACTCTGAGCATGAAAGTTGAAGAGACACAAACACAGTCATGCAACAAAAGAAAGACACTAAAGAGGAAGAggatacaaaatgatacacaaattttgacaCCTAGTGCATCGATTGATCAAATAGAAGTTGGCATTTTATTCAAAGACAAAGATACCGAGAAAAAGTGCATGAATAACATTGCAATTACTCGTCATCAACAGTACAAGGTAGAAAATCCATGCACGCAACGGTATTACATCAGATGTGTTGACCCAACCTGCATTTGGCGTTTTCACAGTTCAAGGTTCAGAGGATCAGAACTTTTCAAAGtagttaactttgaaaagagacatagttgtTCAATAAATTTCATCACCTCTGACATGAGGAATGCAACTTCGAAAGTCATAGCGGAATACATTACAGACCTAGTACGCCATACACTACAAGAGATAATACCCAAATTTTTCATTGAAGAAATGAGAAGCAGATATAGCTTGCACATTGATTACCACAAAGCATGGCGTTCCCTCCAACACGCTTATAATGTCATAAGAGGAAGCCCAGAAAATAACTACACACTtctaccgcaatatcttcacatgATGAAATTAAGAAATCCTGGAACAGTTGCTAACATCAAATGGACCGCTGACAATAAGTTTAAATATGCTTTTTTCGCCTATGGAGCATCAATTGAGGGTTGGAAACACTGCAGACCAGTAATGATGGTGGATGCAACCTTCTTGAAATCAAAATACCGCGGTGTGCTCATGATAGCAATGGTAAAAGATGGAAACAACATCATATTTCCTCTCGCATTTGGTATTGCAGACTCTGAGAATAATGAATCCTACAGGTGGTTCTTCAGACACGTGAAAAAGGTGTTTGGCACGTGCAAAGACCTATCAATTATTTCCGATCGCCACTCATCAATTGCAACTGCAATCAAAGAACTGTATCCAGATACCCAGTATGGAATATGCATCTACCACATGGAGAAGAACTTGCAGAAATATTTCCCATTCGAAGCGATCCTATCATTGTTCTACAATGCAGCAACTACCTACAAACAGGTAGAGTTTCGTACCTATATGTCACAGATACAACAAATCGACCCAAAAGCTGCAGAATACATAGAAGAAGAACCATCGGAAAGATGGTCACGTTCATTCCACACCAACAAGCGTTacaacatgctcacaacaaacaatgtCGAGACAATGAATTATGTATTGAGGAAAGCAAGGGAGTTGccaataatggcatgtattgattACATCCAGAACAAGCTGCAAAATTAG